TTAGCAGAGGCGTAATCGTACGCCAAGATGACGATTCAATTAATATTGATATGTATATTATCGTCAGCTATGGTACAAAAATTTCTGAAGTCGCGCATAACGTTCAAACGAAAGTTAAGTATACGTTAGATCAGACGGTTGGACTTGCTGTTGATTCTGTTAATATTTTTGTACAAGGTGTTCGTGTAGCGAACCCATAGTAAGGAGGAAACTACCTGTGTCTATTACAACTTTAGATGGTAAGCAATTTGCAGAAATGATCTTGCAAGGTGCTAACCACCTATCGAATAATTCGAAATTAGTCGATGCGTTAAACGTTTTTCCAGTTCCTGATGGTGACACTGGAACCAATATGAATCTATCTATGACATCAGGAGCAAAAGAGGTAAGAAATAATCCTTCTGCTCATATTGGGAAAACTGGTAATGCGCTTTCGAAAGGCTTATTAATGGGTGCCCGAGGAAATTCCGGCGTTATTCTATCGCAATTATTTAGAGGCTTTTCGAAGTTTATTGAATCAAAAGCAAGCATTAATGCAAGTGAATTTGCTGCAGCACTTCAAGCTGGTGTAGATACTGCATATAAAGCGGTAATGAAGCCTGTTGAGGGGACAATTTTAACTGTAGCAAAAGATGCAGCTAAAGCTGCTGTAACTGCTGCGCAAAATGAAACTTCGATTGTGAAACTTATGGAAATTACATTGAAAGAAGCTGAAGCATCATTAAAGCGTACTCCAGATCTACTTCCTGTATTAAAAGAGGTAGGAGTGGTTGATAGTGGCGGACAGGGCCTTGTATTTGTTTATGAAGGATTTCTTGCAGTTCTAAAGGGTGAAAAACTTGATACAACAAATGTGGCGACACCTAGTATGGATGAGCTTGTTAGTGCTGAGCATCATAAAAGTGTACAAAGCCATATAAATACGGAAGATATTGAATTCGGATATTGTACGGAATTTATGGTACGCTTTGAAAGTGGAAAAACGCCTTTTAATGAAGAAACGTTTCGTCAAGATTTAAGTCATTATGGTGATTCTTTATTAGTAATTGCTGATGATGAATTAGCTAAAGTACATATACATGCTGAACATCCGGGTGAGGTTTTATCATATGGTCAGAAATATGGAAACCTTATCAATATGAAAATTGAAAATATGCGTCAACAACATACTGATATCGTAGGTGAAAAACCACAAGTTCATTCTGAACAGAAAATCAAGAAAGAAAAGAACAAATACGGTATCATAACAGTGTCAATGGGAAAAGGTATTGCTGAATTATTTAGAAGCATTGGTGCTAATGAGGTTATTGAAGGTGGCCAAACAATGAATCCAAGCACAGAGGATATTGTTAAGGCTATTCATGATGTGAATGCTGAAAATATTATTATTTTACCTAATAACTCAAACATTGTGATGGCTGCTCAACAGGCGGCATCAGTAGTGGAAGAAAATGTTATTGTTGTCCCTTCCAAAACCGTTCCACAAGGAATGGCTGCTTTACTTTCTTTCAATCCTACGGTTGAGCCTGAAGAAGTCGGGCAAATTATGTCGGATGCATTAGGTAATGTTAAGAGCGGTCAAATTACTTATGCAGTACGTGATACGAACATTGATGGACTTGATATTGCAAAAGGCGATTTTATGGGAATATCTAATGGGAAGATTGTTGTTACTGATCGTGATCAGCTTTCAGTATCTAAAAAACTTCTTTCTGAAATGATTACAGAAGATGATGAAATTTTAACAATCATTCAAGGAGAAGATGCAAGTGATGTAGAAGTCGAG
This genomic stretch from Metabacillus sp. B2-18 harbors:
- a CDS encoding Asp23/Gls24 family envelope stress response protein yields the protein MSIELKTKYGQIDISNEVIATVAGGAAIDCYGIVGMASRNQIKDGLTDILRKENFSRGVIVRQDDDSINIDMYIIVSYGTKISEVAHNVQTKVKYTLDQTVGLAVDSVNIFVQGVRVANP
- a CDS encoding DAK2 domain-containing protein codes for the protein MSITTLDGKQFAEMILQGANHLSNNSKLVDALNVFPVPDGDTGTNMNLSMTSGAKEVRNNPSAHIGKTGNALSKGLLMGARGNSGVILSQLFRGFSKFIESKASINASEFAAALQAGVDTAYKAVMKPVEGTILTVAKDAAKAAVTAAQNETSIVKLMEITLKEAEASLKRTPDLLPVLKEVGVVDSGGQGLVFVYEGFLAVLKGEKLDTTNVATPSMDELVSAEHHKSVQSHINTEDIEFGYCTEFMVRFESGKTPFNEETFRQDLSHYGDSLLVIADDELAKVHIHAEHPGEVLSYGQKYGNLINMKIENMRQQHTDIVGEKPQVHSEQKIKKEKNKYGIITVSMGKGIAELFRSIGANEVIEGGQTMNPSTEDIVKAIHDVNAENIIILPNNSNIVMAAQQAASVVEENVIVVPSKTVPQGMAALLSFNPTVEPEEVGQIMSDALGNVKSGQITYAVRDTNIDGLDIAKGDFMGISNGKIVVTDRDQLSVSKKLLSEMITEDDEILTIIQGEDASDVEVEQLLAFAEEQFEDVEIEVHKGEQPLYSYIFSVE